A region from the Methylocella sp. genome encodes:
- a CDS encoding PAS domain-containing sensor histidine kinase — protein sequence MSEKQREKNTIGASNGERRFTIRFGPAVVILVLLVALGSFLVFAGFTPIMATDAVLLGLFIANVLGIFLVFCFVLGEAYALYKARRAGVAASQLHIQIVGLFSIIAAAPALLMAWVGSVALERSLNPSFMQDGRGFVQNTVDAARLFREAQCKSLLQEARLTASDLDRAKLMFEVDRPLFRDFFTSRARFLGFTAAALLKSDGSLLEKIDTGSAIGNIIARPEASDFEDARKNEPLCLILDEGRTFVALRALTSFQDTFLYVARPVDPFTVEFPRQAAKLVALYDGFDAHRRVIQIVFATMFILIAVIMLLSATWLGLSFANRLVAPIRRLIAASDQVSSGNLHAQVVVHKSEGDLAHLGETFNKMTSELRLQQNRLIAASSLIDERRLFTEAVLSGVPVAVVGVGPKGEITVLNPSAERLIPPAGEGATGIVGQAFDAVLPEIKRLFAEASAGQTRMHQGQVSLSRGGLERLFNVSITSAPTGRADKSYIVTLDDITDLVTAQRTAAWADVARRIAHEIRNPLTPIQLSAERLKRKYGRLITQDRDIFDQCTDTIVRQVDDIKRMVDEFSAFARMPNPRVESDDLGECVRRVLFLMRVAHPDILFEDHLPDQPVLGRFDRRLLSQALTNIVKNATEGIEAQASESSFEGHISVTLSVVGDSAIIDVIDNGKGFPKDNRQRLLEPYMTTRSEGTGLGLPIVAKILADHGGGLELRDAPHGRGAWVRLFFPWSDEAQRFQDASEQAADAAATQGS from the coding sequence ATGAGCGAAAAACAGAGAGAGAAAAATACAATTGGCGCTTCGAATGGCGAGCGTCGATTCACGATTCGCTTCGGCCCCGCCGTCGTCATCCTGGTGCTGCTTGTAGCCCTCGGCAGTTTTCTCGTTTTCGCCGGCTTTACGCCGATTATGGCGACTGACGCCGTTCTGCTTGGGCTTTTTATCGCCAATGTTCTCGGCATTTTTCTGGTCTTCTGCTTCGTGCTCGGCGAAGCCTATGCGTTGTATAAGGCAAGGCGCGCCGGCGTCGCCGCGTCGCAGCTTCATATCCAGATCGTCGGACTTTTCTCCATCATCGCTGCCGCTCCCGCTCTTCTCATGGCTTGGGTCGGCTCAGTTGCGCTGGAACGCAGTCTCAATCCATCCTTTATGCAGGACGGGCGGGGCTTCGTTCAAAACACGGTCGACGCCGCGCGCCTGTTCCGCGAAGCGCAATGCAAATCGCTGCTTCAGGAAGCAAGGCTCACGGCGTCCGATCTCGATCGCGCCAAGCTTATGTTCGAAGTCGATCGGCCCCTGTTCCGCGATTTTTTTACCTCGCGAGCGCGTTTTCTTGGCTTCACTGCAGCGGCGCTGCTGAAGTCCGACGGCTCGCTTCTCGAGAAAATCGATACCGGCTCGGCAATCGGCAATATAATCGCGCGGCCGGAAGCCAGCGATTTCGAAGACGCCCGGAAAAACGAACCTTTGTGCCTGATCCTCGATGAGGGACGAACCTTCGTCGCTTTGCGCGCGCTGACCTCTTTCCAGGACACTTTCCTTTACGTCGCACGGCCGGTCGATCCTTTCACGGTTGAGTTTCCCCGCCAGGCCGCAAAGCTTGTCGCGCTCTACGACGGCTTCGACGCCCACCGGCGCGTCATTCAAATCGTTTTCGCGACCATGTTCATTTTAATCGCCGTGATCATGCTTTTGTCGGCGACTTGGCTTGGTCTTTCCTTCGCTAACCGTCTCGTCGCGCCGATCCGGCGCCTCATCGCGGCGAGCGATCAAGTGTCGTCCGGCAACCTCCATGCGCAAGTCGTGGTGCACAAATCGGAAGGCGACCTTGCTCATCTTGGCGAAACCTTCAACAAAATGACCTCCGAGCTGCGCCTTCAGCAAAACCGGCTGATTGCGGCGAGCAGCCTCATCGACGAGCGGCGTTTATTCACCGAGGCGGTTCTCTCTGGCGTTCCGGTGGCTGTCGTCGGCGTTGGACCCAAAGGCGAAATCACCGTGCTCAATCCCTCGGCGGAACGGCTGATACCGCCAGCCGGGGAGGGGGCGACCGGCATCGTCGGCCAAGCGTTCGACGCCGTGCTGCCGGAAATCAAGAGGCTATTTGCGGAAGCGAGCGCGGGTCAAACCCGCATGCACCAGGGTCAAGTCTCGCTATCGCGCGGCGGCCTCGAGCGTCTGTTCAACGTCAGCATCACCAGCGCGCCGACGGGCCGCGCCGATAAGAGCTATATCGTCACCTTGGATGACATCACCGATCTCGTCACGGCGCAGCGGACGGCGGCCTGGGCCGACGTCGCCCGGCGCATCGCGCATGAAATCAGAAATCCGTTGACGCCGATCCAGCTCTCGGCTGAACGGCTGAAACGCAAATATGGGCGCCTCATCACCCAGGACCGCGATATTTTCGATCAATGCACCGATACAATCGTCCGGCAGGTCGATGACATCAAACGCATGGTGGACGAGTTCTCCGCTTTCGCGCGGATGCCCAATCCGCGCGTCGAAAGCGACGACCTCGGCGAATGCGTGCGGCGCGTTCTTTTCCTGATGCGCGTCGCACATCCGGATATCTTGTTTGAAGATCATTTGCCTGATCAGCCGGTGCTTGGACGATTCGATCGCAGATTGCTCTCTCAAGCCTTGACGAACATCGTCAAGAACGCGACTGAAGGCATCGAGGCGCAGGCTAGCGAATCGAGCTTCGAGGGTCATATTTCAGTGACCCTTTCGGTGGTCGGCGATTCCGCCATCATTGACGTTATCGACAATGGCAAAGGTTTTCCGAAGGACAACAGGCAAAGGTTGCTAGAACCCTATATGACGACTCGATCGGAAGGGACCGGGCTCGGGCTTCCGATCGTCGCCAAGATCCTGGCCGATCACGGCGGCGGCCTCGAACTACGCGACGCTCCGCATGGACGCGGCGCATGGGTTCGGTTGTTTTTCCCTTGGAGCGATGAAGCGCAGCGCTTTCAGGACGCTTCAGAACAAGCCGCCGACGCGGCCGCAACACAAGGATCGTGA
- the ntrC gene encoding nitrogen regulation protein NR(I): MASGNILIADDDTAIRTVLSQALSRAGYDVRATGTAATLWRWVQSGDGDLVITDVVMPDENAFELLPKMKRLRPDLPIIVMSAQNTFMTAIKASERGAYDYLPKPFDLRELVSIVGRAMSEPKNRVKVERDEELEGMPLVGRSPAMQEIYRALARLMQTDLTVMITGESGTGKELVARALHDYGKRKKGPFVAINMAAIPRDLIESELFGHEKGAFTGANQRSAGRFEQAEGGTLFLDEIGDMPMEAQTRLLRVLQQGEYTTVGGRMPIKTNVRIIAATNKDLLALIQQGLFREDLFFRLNVVPLRLPPLRERTEDIGDLAQHFFALAASEGLPLKRIEPDALDRLKRYRWPGNIRELENLTRRLAALYPQEAVTVQLVDTELPVDAPALASGFSPVATNAVRPQEPERAITLAGAMERHLTELFRGHGDNLPPPGLYHRILRELEYPLISAALAATRGNQIKAAELLGLNRNTLRKKVRDLDIRLMRSPR, encoded by the coding sequence ATGGCTAGCGGAAATATTCTCATTGCTGATGATGACACAGCCATTCGCACTGTGCTCAGTCAGGCCTTGTCACGCGCAGGATATGACGTGCGAGCCACCGGGACTGCGGCGACTCTCTGGCGCTGGGTTCAATCGGGCGACGGCGATCTCGTCATTACGGATGTCGTGATGCCGGACGAAAACGCCTTCGAGCTTTTGCCGAAGATGAAAAGGTTGCGGCCGGATTTGCCGATAATCGTCATGAGCGCCCAGAACACGTTCATGACGGCGATCAAAGCCTCCGAGCGCGGCGCTTATGATTACCTGCCAAAGCCTTTCGATCTCAGGGAGCTGGTTTCGATCGTCGGACGCGCCATGAGCGAACCGAAGAACCGCGTCAAGGTGGAGCGCGATGAAGAGCTGGAGGGGATGCCTCTCGTCGGGCGCTCGCCCGCGATGCAAGAGATCTATCGGGCTTTGGCGCGGCTGATGCAAACCGATCTGACGGTGATGATCACCGGAGAGTCCGGCACCGGAAAGGAGCTTGTGGCGCGCGCTCTGCATGATTACGGCAAGCGCAAGAAAGGTCCTTTCGTCGCCATTAACATGGCCGCGATTCCGCGCGATCTCATCGAAAGCGAGTTGTTCGGGCACGAGAAAGGCGCCTTTACCGGAGCCAATCAGCGCTCGGCCGGACGTTTCGAACAGGCGGAGGGGGGCACGCTCTTCCTCGATGAAATCGGCGACATGCCCATGGAGGCGCAGACCCGGCTCCTGCGCGTGCTCCAGCAAGGCGAATACACGACGGTCGGCGGACGGATGCCGATCAAGACCAATGTCCGCATCATCGCTGCTACGAACAAGGATCTTTTGGCCTTGATCCAGCAGGGCTTGTTTCGCGAAGATCTGTTCTTCCGCTTGAACGTCGTGCCTTTGCGCTTGCCGCCTTTGCGTGAGCGCACCGAGGACATCGGCGATCTCGCGCAGCATTTTTTCGCCCTCGCCGCCAGCGAGGGCCTGCCGCTGAAACGCATCGAGCCGGATGCGCTCGACCGGTTGAAACGCTATCGCTGGCCAGGAAATATCCGGGAGCTGGAAAATCTCACGCGAAGACTCGCCGCGCTGTATCCGCAGGAGGCGGTTACCGTTCAGCTCGTCGATACGGAACTTCCAGTTGATGCGCCTGCACTGGCGTCCGGCTTTTCTCCGGTCGCGACCAACGCCGTCAGACCGCAAGAGCCCGAGCGGGCGATCACCTTAGCCGGCGCCATGGAGCGGCATCTTACTGAACTATTCCGGGGACACGGCGACAACCTGCCGCCTCCCGGCCTCTACCATCGCATTTTGCGCGAGTTGGAATATCCGTTGATTTCGGCGGCGCTTGCAGCGACGAGAGGCAATCAGATCAAAGCCGCCGAGCTTTTGGGGCTGAACCGGAATACTCTGCGCAAAAAAGTTCGCGATCTCGACATCAGGCTGATGCGCTCGCCGCGATAG